In the genome of Streptomyces collinus, one region contains:
- a CDS encoding ArnT family glycosyltransferase has translation MTVHFDQQITGRGASPGTRPPASEPHAGAPARPFPQRLWRGRPEDPRWARPAFLAVLLATAVLYLYNLSASGYANSFYSAAVQAGSQSWKAFFFGSLDAANAITVDKPPAALWPMALSVRLFGLSSWAILVPEVLMGVGTVAVVYAAVRRRFSPAAGLIAGAVLALTPVAALMFRFNNPDAMLALLMAVACLLVIRALEDGRTKWLLWAGAAIGFAFLAKTLQAFLILPPLALVYGVCAPVPVKKRIGQLAAGLAAIVVSGGWWVAIVELWPASSRPYIGGSQNNSFLELTFGYNGLGRLNGDETGSVGGGGGGNGGGAWGETGWDRMFGSSIGGQISWLIPAALILLVAGLVATRQARRTSATRGAFLVWGGALLTTMLVFSYMQGIFHEYYTVALAPYIAPLIGMGAALLWEKRDKAWASLTLAAAMTATAAWGYVLLNRSSDYLPWLKWLVLAGGLTAALGLIFAGRLGRRLALGAAGLGLVAALAGPAAYTLTTVNEGHTGSIVTAGPAVAGGRGGPGGGGGPGGGGFPGGGPNQQGQNQQGQNQNQQNGNGFPGGGPNQQGQNQQGQNQNQQNGDGGRTGGMGGGGGVGGLLNGAGVTSEAKKLLETDADRYTWAAAAIGAQNAASYQLSTGDPVMAIGGFNGTDPSPTLAQFKKYVADGKIHYFIASGGMGGGMGGSSDGTSSQITSWVEATFKKVTVGSATFYDLTQKASS, from the coding sequence ATGACCGTCCACTTCGACCAGCAGATCACCGGCAGAGGCGCGAGCCCCGGCACCCGGCCCCCGGCATCCGAGCCGCACGCCGGTGCCCCGGCCCGGCCCTTCCCGCAGCGGCTGTGGCGCGGCCGCCCCGAGGACCCCCGCTGGGCCCGCCCGGCCTTCCTCGCCGTGCTGCTGGCGACGGCCGTCCTCTACCTGTACAACCTGAGCGCCTCCGGCTACGCCAACTCCTTCTACTCCGCGGCCGTTCAGGCGGGCAGCCAGTCCTGGAAGGCGTTCTTCTTCGGCTCGCTGGACGCGGCGAACGCCATCACCGTCGACAAGCCCCCGGCCGCGCTGTGGCCGATGGCCCTCTCCGTGCGGCTCTTCGGTCTCAGCTCCTGGGCGATCCTCGTGCCCGAGGTCCTGATGGGCGTCGGCACGGTGGCCGTCGTGTACGCGGCCGTGCGCCGCCGGTTCAGCCCCGCGGCCGGTCTGATCGCGGGTGCCGTGCTGGCGCTCACCCCCGTCGCGGCGCTGATGTTCCGCTTCAACAACCCCGACGCGATGCTGGCGCTGCTGATGGCGGTGGCCTGCCTGCTCGTCATCCGCGCCCTGGAGGACGGCCGCACGAAGTGGCTCCTGTGGGCCGGTGCCGCGATCGGCTTCGCCTTCCTCGCGAAGACGCTCCAGGCCTTCCTGATCCTGCCGCCGCTCGCCCTCGTCTACGGCGTCTGCGCCCCCGTGCCGGTGAAGAAGCGGATCGGCCAACTCGCCGCGGGGCTCGCCGCGATCGTCGTCTCCGGCGGCTGGTGGGTCGCGATCGTCGAACTGTGGCCCGCGTCCTCCCGCCCGTACATCGGCGGCTCGCAGAACAACAGCTTCCTCGAACTGACCTTCGGCTACAACGGCCTGGGGCGCCTCAACGGCGACGAGACCGGCAGCGTCGGAGGCGGCGGGGGCGGCAACGGCGGTGGGGCCTGGGGCGAGACCGGCTGGGACCGGATGTTCGGCTCCTCCATCGGCGGCCAGATCTCCTGGCTGATCCCGGCCGCGCTGATCCTCCTCGTCGCGGGGCTGGTGGCCACGCGCCAGGCCCGCCGGACCTCGGCGACCCGCGGCGCGTTCCTGGTGTGGGGCGGCGCGCTGCTCACGACCATGCTCGTCTTCAGCTACATGCAGGGCATCTTCCACGAGTACTACACGGTCGCCCTCGCCCCCTACATCGCCCCGCTGATCGGCATGGGCGCGGCACTGCTCTGGGAGAAGCGGGACAAGGCGTGGGCGTCGCTGACCCTGGCCGCCGCGATGACGGCGACCGCGGCCTGGGGATACGTCCTGCTCAACCGTTCCTCCGACTACCTGCCCTGGCTCAAGTGGCTCGTCCTGGCCGGCGGTCTGACGGCTGCCCTCGGCCTGATCTTCGCCGGGCGGCTGGGACGCCGGCTGGCCCTGGGAGCGGCCGGGCTCGGCCTCGTCGCCGCGCTGGCCGGCCCGGCGGCGTACACCCTCACCACGGTGAACGAGGGGCACACCGGCTCGATCGTCACGGCGGGCCCGGCGGTCGCGGGCGGCCGCGGCGGACCGGGCGGTGGCGGCGGTCCCGGCGGAGGCGGCTTCCCGGGCGGCGGCCCGAACCAGCAGGGCCAGAACCAGCAGGGTCAGAACCAGAACCAGCAGAATGGCAACGGCTTCCCCGGCGGCGGCCCGAACCAGCAGGGTCAGAACCAGCAGGGCCAGAACCAGAACCAGCAGAACGGCGACGGCGGTCGTACGGGCGGCATGGGCGGAGGCGGTGGAGTCGGCGGCCTGCTCAACGGCGCCGGCGTCACCTCCGAGGCCAAGAAGCTGCTGGAGACCGACGCCGACCGGTACACGTGGGCCGCGGCGGCCATCGGTGCCCAGAACGCGGCGAGTTACCAGCTGTCCACCGGCGACCCGGTGATGGCCATCGGCGGCTTCAACGGCACGGACCCGTCCCCGACCCTGGCCCAGTTCAAGAAGTACGTGGCGGACGGAAAGATCCACTACTTCATCGCCTCGGGCGGCATGGGCGGCGGCATGGGCGGCAGCAGCGACGGCACCTCCTCCCAGATCACCTCCTGGGTCGAGGCCACCTTCAAGAAGGTCACGGTCGGTTCGGCCACGTTCTACGACCTCACCCAGAAGGCGAGCAGCTGA
- a CDS encoding sensor histidine kinase, which translates to MSGRRRPRTQQRAGRRWAGKPRTLRTRLVVASVVLIAVVCAVIGTVTTLALKSHLYEQLDGQLGAAASRAAQSPPREPGTDGDDGPAGQKKESLTDFVTRGPQPGGTVVAEVEGGRITDSAYGVTDDNYQVTPRKLNPAQTAALASLPQSPGDPSTVDIPGLGAYRVEFKSGDKGSYYVAIPTADVDNTISTLILVELSVTAAGLAAAGLAGHVLVGVATRPLRRVAATATRVSELPLHTGEVNLSERVPDSETDPHTEVGRVGAALNRMLDHVHGALHARQQSETRVRQFVADASHELRTPLASIRGYAELTRRGREQVGPDTRHALGRIESEAGRMTLLVEDLLLLARLDAGRPLQFEQTDLAPLVVDTISDARAAGQDHNWRLDLPDEPALVSADAARLQQVLINLLGNARTHTPPGTTVTARVQRRGTWLCVDVEDNGQGIPPALLPHVFERFARGDSARSRATGSTGLGLAIVQAVASAHGGAVTVDSVPGRTVFTVHLPALPLQPQPDMSRQQHSQARHSVTTSAQQGA; encoded by the coding sequence ATGAGCGGCCGACGGCGGCCGCGTACGCAGCAGCGGGCGGGCAGGCGGTGGGCAGGCAAGCCGCGCACGCTGCGGACACGGCTCGTCGTCGCGTCCGTGGTGCTGATCGCGGTGGTGTGTGCGGTGATCGGGACCGTGACGACGCTCGCGCTGAAGTCCCACCTCTACGAGCAGCTGGACGGGCAGCTCGGCGCGGCCGCGTCCAGGGCCGCGCAGAGCCCGCCCAGGGAACCGGGCACGGACGGGGACGACGGGCCCGCCGGGCAGAAGAAGGAGAGCCTCACCGACTTCGTCACGCGGGGGCCCCAGCCGGGCGGCACGGTCGTCGCCGAGGTCGAGGGCGGCCGGATCACGGACTCCGCGTACGGCGTGACGGACGACAACTACCAGGTGACCCCCCGGAAGCTGAACCCCGCCCAGACCGCCGCGCTCGCCTCACTGCCGCAGTCCCCCGGAGATCCGAGCACCGTCGACATCCCGGGCCTGGGCGCGTACCGGGTCGAGTTCAAGAGCGGCGACAAGGGCAGCTACTACGTCGCCATCCCGACCGCCGACGTCGACAACACCATCAGCACCCTCATCCTGGTGGAGCTCAGCGTCACGGCTGCCGGTCTCGCCGCCGCCGGTCTCGCCGGTCACGTACTGGTCGGCGTCGCCACCCGCCCCCTGCGCCGCGTCGCCGCCACCGCCACCCGCGTCTCCGAACTGCCCCTGCACACCGGTGAGGTGAACCTCAGCGAGCGGGTCCCCGACTCCGAGACCGACCCGCACACCGAGGTCGGCCGGGTCGGCGCCGCGCTCAACCGGATGCTGGACCACGTCCACGGGGCGCTGCACGCACGGCAGCAGAGCGAGACACGTGTCCGGCAGTTCGTCGCCGACGCCAGTCACGAACTCAGAACACCCCTCGCCTCCATCCGCGGCTACGCCGAACTCACCCGACGCGGCAGGGAACAGGTCGGGCCCGACACCCGGCACGCGCTGGGCCGGATCGAGTCCGAGGCAGGCCGGATGACCCTCCTCGTGGAGGATCTGCTGCTGCTCGCCCGGCTCGACGCGGGACGGCCGCTCCAGTTCGAGCAGACCGACCTCGCCCCGCTCGTCGTGGACACCATCAGCGACGCCCGGGCGGCCGGCCAGGACCACAACTGGCGTCTCGACCTGCCCGACGAGCCCGCGCTCGTGTCGGCGGACGCGGCCCGGCTGCAACAGGTGCTGATCAACCTGCTCGGCAACGCCCGCACCCACACACCGCCCGGCACGACCGTCACCGCCCGCGTCCAGCGGCGCGGGACCTGGCTGTGCGTGGACGTCGAGGACAACGGGCAGGGCATCCCGCCCGCGCTGCTCCCGCACGTCTTCGAGCGGTTCGCGCGGGGCGATTCCGCGCGCTCCCGGGCGACCGGCTCGACCGGTCTGGGCCTCGCCATCGTGCAGGCCGTGGCGAGCGCGCACGGCGGTGCCGTGACCGTCGACAGCGTGCCCGGGCGGACCGTGTTCACGGTGCACCTGCCCGCGCTGCCGCTCCAGCCGCAGCCGGACATGAGCCGGCAGCAGCACTCACAGGCACGCCACAGCGTCACCACATCGGCGCAACAGGGCGCCTGA
- a CDS encoding HGxxPAAW family protein has product MSAHQYDHGHTVAGWVGTGIASVGAVAAGLGVITVSGVLIAGGLAIGVVSLLVTWALHLAGWGKGPGLRPRAEWGWRVRDSAAPGGHAECLACRLAGRGRGVGAVVPAMPAQRESEPETVASGGAADSVR; this is encoded by the coding sequence GTGAGTGCACATCAGTATGACCACGGGCACACGGTCGCGGGTTGGGTCGGAACCGGCATCGCCAGCGTCGGGGCCGTAGCGGCGGGGCTCGGGGTCATCACGGTCTCGGGCGTGCTGATCGCCGGAGGTCTGGCGATCGGGGTCGTGAGCCTGCTCGTCACCTGGGCCCTGCATCTCGCCGGGTGGGGGAAGGGGCCCGGTCTGCGGCCCCGGGCGGAATGGGGATGGCGGGTGCGGGACTCGGCGGCTCCGGGCGGGCACGCGGAGTGCCTGGCGTGCCGGCTGGCCGGGCGGGGGCGTGGCGTGGGTGCGGTGGTGCCGGCCATGCCTGCCCAGCGCGAGAGCGAGCCGGAGACCGTCGCCTCCGGCGGGGCCGCCGACTCCGTGCGCTGA
- a CDS encoding bifunctional glycosyltransferase family 2/GtrA family protein, producing MRTDSSPGTLPAREHLPAAPAGTPVLDVVIPVYNEEKDLQPCVRRLHEHLDRTFPYAFRITIADNASTDTTPQVARQLAAQIPEVTTFRLEQKGRGRALRAVWSASDAPVLAYMDVDLSTDLNALLPLVAPLISGHSDLAIGSRLTRSSRVVRGPKREFISRAYNLILRGSLQARFSDAQCGFKAIRRDVAQILLPLVEDTGWFFDTEMLVLAERAGLRIHEVPVDWVDDPDSTVHIVKTATDDLKGVWRVGRALATGSLSLDRLARPFGDDPRDRDIEDVPKGLARQLVGFCVVGALSTLFYLLLYSGFRVFTGSQTANALALLVSAVANTAANRRLTFGVRGRGGAVRHQAQGLVVFGIGLALTSGSLAALNAATSEPAHSTELAVLVAANLAATVLRFLLFRAWVFPDRREDDSARAASPSYDTTPFRAGEVADSWRDATVQLLPVRPHDTDARDSR from the coding sequence ATGCGAACCGACTCTTCTCCCGGCACCCTGCCGGCGCGGGAGCACCTCCCGGCCGCACCAGCCGGTACGCCTGTCCTGGACGTAGTGATCCCCGTCTACAACGAGGAGAAGGACCTCCAGCCGTGCGTCCGCAGACTGCACGAGCACCTCGACCGGACGTTCCCGTACGCGTTCCGCATCACGATCGCGGACAACGCCTCCACGGACACCACCCCGCAGGTGGCGCGGCAACTGGCGGCGCAGATCCCCGAGGTCACCACCTTCCGCCTGGAGCAGAAGGGGCGCGGCCGGGCCCTGCGGGCCGTCTGGTCCGCCTCGGACGCCCCGGTCCTCGCCTACATGGACGTGGACCTGTCCACCGACCTCAACGCCCTGCTCCCGCTGGTGGCGCCGCTGATCTCCGGCCACTCCGACCTCGCGATCGGCTCCCGGCTGACCCGCAGTTCGCGCGTGGTGCGCGGCCCCAAGCGGGAGTTCATCAGCCGGGCCTACAACCTCATCCTGCGCGGCTCGCTCCAGGCGCGGTTCTCGGACGCGCAGTGCGGCTTCAAGGCGATCCGCCGGGACGTGGCGCAGATACTGCTGCCCCTCGTCGAGGACACCGGCTGGTTCTTCGACACCGAGATGCTGGTGCTCGCCGAGCGTGCGGGGCTGCGGATCCACGAGGTGCCGGTCGACTGGGTCGACGACCCCGACTCGACCGTGCACATCGTGAAGACCGCGACCGACGACCTCAAGGGCGTGTGGCGGGTCGGCAGGGCCCTGGCCACCGGCTCGCTGTCGCTGGACCGGCTCGCCCGGCCGTTCGGCGACGACCCGCGCGACCGGGACATCGAGGACGTGCCGAAGGGACTGGCCCGCCAGCTCGTCGGGTTCTGCGTGGTCGGCGCCCTGTCCACCCTGTTCTACCTGCTGCTCTACAGCGGCTTCCGGGTGTTCACCGGCTCTCAGACCGCCAACGCCCTCGCCCTGCTGGTCTCGGCGGTCGCCAACACCGCGGCCAACCGGCGGCTCACCTTCGGGGTGCGCGGGCGGGGCGGGGCCGTACGGCACCAGGCGCAGGGCCTGGTGGTCTTCGGGATCGGACTCGCCCTGACCAGCGGCTCGCTCGCGGCACTGAACGCGGCGACCTCCGAACCCGCCCACTCCACCGAACTGGCCGTCCTCGTCGCGGCCAACCTCGCGGCCACCGTGCTGCGCTTCCTGCTCTTCCGGGCGTGGGTGTTCCCGGACCGGCGCGAGGACGACTCGGCGCGTGCCGCCTCGCCCTCGTACGACACCACCCCCTTCCGCGCCGGTGAAGTCGCGGACTCCTGGCGGGACGCCACCGTGCAGCTGCTGCCGGTACGCCCGCACGACACCGATGCGAGGGACTCGCGATGA
- a CDS encoding STAS domain-containing protein: MNAVTFFTIPTEPRDLPGRVHITMPAEIDFCNAAELLPLVLSAAGARDDRLEVLVLDLSTTSFMDSQGVRLINDVRRRLPPGAVVRLVARPEGVTGRILELTGLRRDVPVYDDLAEALAS; this comes from the coding sequence GTGAATGCCGTGACCTTCTTCACGATTCCCACAGAACCGCGCGATCTCCCCGGTCGCGTCCACATCACGATGCCCGCCGAGATCGACTTCTGCAACGCGGCGGAGCTGCTGCCGCTCGTCCTGTCCGCGGCCGGGGCCCGGGACGACCGGCTGGAGGTCCTCGTCCTGGACCTGAGCACGACCTCCTTCATGGACTCCCAGGGCGTCCGCCTCATCAACGACGTGCGGCGCCGGCTGCCTCCCGGGGCCGTGGTGCGTCTGGTGGCCCGGCCGGAGGGGGTCACGGGCCGCATCCTGGAGCTGACCGGCCTGCGGCGGGACGTCCCCGTGTACGACGACCTCGCCGAAGCCCTGGCGTCGTAG
- a CDS encoding DUF2797 domain-containing protein, which yields MAQAWKCSGLRWSADGPVLVWDGGRPSALARGKRVAFGVAEGGVRTCVGARGHACPVGAAVPGRSTGARCEECARLDRAHSVAADTVADDPRPYRVYLAWFGPGMVKVGITAEARGSARLLEQGAVCFSWLGVGPLMAARRTEELLRAALRVPDRIPYAEKRAVRATLPETAADRAREVAELYERAIALPAWPDSLVREPLRVVDHVGVFGLGGLPAAVGQVSELVAGGAVGGELVAAAGPDLHLATGGGVVVLDTRLMTGWGLVPAAAGELTVPTRQFKEAAGVQDGLF from the coding sequence ATGGCACAGGCATGGAAGTGCTCGGGACTGCGGTGGTCGGCGGACGGCCCCGTGCTGGTGTGGGACGGCGGCCGGCCCAGTGCGCTGGCCCGGGGGAAACGCGTCGCCTTCGGGGTCGCGGAGGGCGGTGTGCGCACCTGCGTGGGGGCGCGGGGGCATGCGTGCCCGGTCGGTGCGGCCGTGCCGGGGCGCAGTACGGGGGCGCGGTGCGAGGAGTGTGCGCGGCTGGACCGGGCGCACTCCGTGGCGGCGGACACCGTTGCCGACGATCCCCGGCCGTACCGCGTCTATCTGGCGTGGTTCGGACCCGGCATGGTCAAGGTGGGGATCACGGCGGAGGCGCGGGGCTCCGCACGGCTGCTGGAGCAGGGCGCCGTCTGTTTCAGCTGGCTCGGCGTCGGTCCGCTCATGGCCGCGCGGCGTACGGAGGAGCTGCTGCGGGCCGCCCTGCGGGTGCCCGACCGGATCCCGTACGCCGAGAAGCGGGCGGTCCGGGCCACGCTGCCGGAGACCGCCGCCGACCGGGCCCGTGAGGTGGCCGAGCTGTACGAGCGGGCGATCGCGCTCCCCGCGTGGCCGGATTCGCTCGTGCGGGAGCCGCTGCGGGTCGTCGATCACGTGGGGGTGTTCGGGCTCGGGGGGCTGCCCGCCGCCGTCGGGCAGGTGAGCGAGCTCGTCGCCGGGGGTGCGGTCGGCGGAGAGCTGGTCGCGGCCGCCGGGCCCGATCTGCATCTGGCCACCGGGGGCGGGGTGGTGGTGCTGGACACGCGGTTGATGACGGGGTGGGGGCTGGTGCCTGCCGCGGCGGGTGAACTGACCGTGCCGACCCGGCAGTTCAAGGAGGCGGCCGGCGTGCAGGACGGGTTGTTCTGA
- a CDS encoding PPOX class F420-dependent oxidoreductase, with protein MAPNIATNTRVSLDELLDFVRPRHHAILLTRRADAGPQGSPLTCGVDDAGRIVVSTYPERAKTRNAKRDPRVSLLVLSDDWNGPWVQIDGTAEVVDSPDSVEPLVEYYRNIAGEHPDWDEYRAAMLKQGKSIIRITPERWGPVATGGFPARLVEGE; from the coding sequence ATGGCACCGAACATCGCGACGAACACCCGCGTCTCCCTGGACGAGTTGCTCGACTTCGTACGCCCCCGGCACCACGCGATCCTGCTGACCCGCAGGGCCGACGCCGGCCCCCAGGGCTCCCCGCTGACCTGCGGCGTCGACGACGCCGGCCGGATCGTGGTCTCCACCTACCCGGAGCGCGCCAAGACCCGCAACGCCAAGCGGGACCCCCGCGTGAGCCTGCTCGTGCTCAGCGACGACTGGAACGGCCCCTGGGTGCAGATCGACGGCACGGCCGAGGTCGTCGACTCCCCCGACTCCGTCGAACCGCTCGTCGAGTACTACCGGAACATCGCCGGGGAGCACCCGGACTGGGACGAGTACCGCGCGGCCATGCTCAAGCAGGGCAAGTCGATCATTCGGATCACGCCGGAGCGGTGGGGGCCGGTGGCGACCGGCGGGTTCCCGGCGCGACTGGTCGAAGGGGAGTAG
- a CDS encoding TetR/AcrR family transcriptional regulator, with protein MAKAARQDQSRSSVWLEGKAHRRRGGGQPSGLDRDRIIEVTVRLLDAEGLAKFSMRRLAGELNVTAMSVYWYVDTKDDLLELALDEVMGGMRLPDPDAGEDWRDQVRALAREYRTLLVRHPWVSALVGVFLNIGPNSLAFSRVVQRVVRRTGLPAKRMTSTISAVFQFVYGYGTLEGHLASRATAGGMSVDEYFQQALSAVTAAPQAADVLKESREIMAARGGDTVAEMLERDFEFALELLIAGIEAMVTREREAAAEG; from the coding sequence ATGGCGAAAGCCGCCCGGCAGGATCAGTCGCGGTCCAGCGTCTGGCTGGAGGGCAAGGCGCACCGGCGGCGCGGTGGCGGGCAGCCCTCGGGGCTGGACCGGGACCGGATCATCGAGGTCACCGTGCGGCTGCTGGACGCCGAAGGACTGGCCAAGTTCTCGATGCGGCGGCTGGCCGGCGAGCTGAACGTCACCGCGATGTCCGTCTACTGGTACGTCGACACCAAGGACGACCTGCTCGAACTGGCCCTGGACGAGGTCATGGGCGGGATGCGGCTGCCCGATCCGGACGCCGGCGAGGACTGGCGGGACCAGGTGCGGGCGCTCGCCCGGGAGTACCGGACGCTGCTCGTGCGGCACCCCTGGGTGTCCGCGCTGGTCGGGGTCTTCCTCAACATCGGCCCCAACAGCCTGGCGTTCTCCCGGGTGGTCCAGCGCGTCGTCCGCAGGACCGGACTGCCCGCGAAACGCATGACGAGCACGATCTCGGCCGTCTTCCAGTTCGTCTACGGCTACGGCACCCTGGAGGGCCACCTCGCCTCCCGGGCCACGGCCGGCGGCATGAGCGTCGACGAGTACTTCCAGCAGGCCCTGAGCGCCGTGACCGCCGCCCCGCAGGCCGCCGACGTCCTGAAGGAGTCGCGGGAGATCATGGCGGCCCGCGGCGGCGACACGGTCGCCGAGATGCTGGAGCGCGACTTCGAGTTCGCGCTGGAACTGCTGATCGCGGGCATCGAGGCGATGGTCACCCGCGAGCGGGAAGCCGCCGCAGAGGGCTGA
- a CDS encoding MFS transporter produces MTTSPQETVPPQTAHGSHPQRWLILGVICLAQLTVLLDNTILNVAIPSLTREMDATTADVQWMMNAYALVQSGLLLTAGNAADRYGRKLLLMSGLAIFGLGSLAAGLSQSPGQLIAARAGMGVGGALLMTTILAVVVQIFDDQERVKAIALWSTVSSLGFAAGPLIGGVMLNHFWWGAIFLINIPVALLGLVAVAALVPESKHKAGDRPDLLGAVLSTIGMTAVVYAIITGPEHGWTSAQVLVSALIGVVVLGLFVLWELRTEHPMLDMHFFRNQKFVGAVAGAILVAFGMTGSLFLLTQHLQFVLGYEPLDAGLRTAPLALTVVALNFTGVGAKLVLRAGTPAAIALGMTLVSAGLAAIALLGGHGYGGMLLGLIVMGAGVALSMPAMANAIMGAIPPEKAGVGAGINGTLAEFGNGLGVAVLGAVLNSRFASLVAVSAASLPAALAAADSAEEKARISDAFASGLETSQLVGAVAVLAGGLVAAALLRRAERGESA; encoded by the coding sequence ATGACGACGTCCCCCCAGGAAACGGTGCCGCCGCAGACGGCCCACGGAAGCCACCCGCAACGCTGGCTGATCCTCGGTGTCATCTGCCTCGCGCAGCTCACCGTGCTGCTCGACAACACGATCCTGAACGTGGCCATCCCCTCGCTCACCCGCGAGATGGACGCGACGACCGCCGACGTCCAGTGGATGATGAACGCCTACGCACTGGTCCAGTCGGGCCTGCTGCTCACCGCGGGCAACGCCGCCGACCGCTACGGCCGCAAGCTGCTGCTGATGTCCGGCCTGGCGATCTTCGGCCTGGGCTCGCTGGCGGCCGGCCTCTCCCAGAGCCCGGGCCAGCTGATCGCGGCCCGCGCGGGCATGGGCGTCGGCGGCGCGCTGCTGATGACCACGATCCTCGCGGTCGTCGTGCAGATCTTCGACGACCAGGAGCGGGTGAAGGCCATCGCGCTGTGGTCGACGGTCAGTTCGCTCGGCTTCGCGGCCGGACCGCTGATCGGCGGCGTGATGCTGAACCACTTCTGGTGGGGCGCGATCTTCCTCATCAACATCCCGGTCGCGCTGCTCGGCCTGGTCGCGGTCGCCGCGCTGGTGCCGGAGTCGAAGCACAAGGCCGGTGACCGGCCCGACCTGCTCGGCGCGGTGCTCTCGACCATCGGCATGACGGCCGTCGTGTACGCGATCATCACCGGGCCCGAGCACGGCTGGACCTCCGCTCAGGTGCTGGTCTCGGCGCTGATCGGCGTGGTCGTGCTCGGCCTGTTCGTGCTGTGGGAGCTGCGGACCGAGCACCCGATGCTCGACATGCACTTCTTCCGCAACCAGAAGTTCGTGGGCGCGGTCGCCGGCGCGATCCTCGTGGCGTTCGGCATGACGGGGTCGCTGTTCCTGCTCACCCAGCACCTCCAGTTCGTCCTCGGCTACGAGCCGCTGGACGCCGGGCTGCGGACGGCGCCGCTGGCGCTGACCGTCGTCGCGCTCAACTTCACGGGGGTCGGGGCGAAGCTGGTGCTCAGGGCGGGCACCCCGGCGGCGATCGCGCTCGGCATGACCCTGGTCTCCGCGGGGCTGGCGGCGATCGCGCTGCTCGGTGGACACGGGTACGGGGGGATGCTGCTCGGGCTGATCGTGATGGGCGCGGGTGTGGCCCTGTCCATGCCGGCGATGGCCAACGCGATCATGGGCGCGATACCGCCGGAGAAGGCGGGTGTGGGAGCGGGGATCAACGGGACGCTCGCGGAGTTCGGCAACGGTCTGGGCGTCGCCGTTCTCGGGGCGGTGCTCAACTCCCGGTTCGCCTCGCTGGTCGCCGTGTCCGCGGCGTCGTTGCCGGCGGCGCTGGCGGCGGCCGACAGTGCCGAGGAGAAGGCGCGCATCTCCGACGCGTTCGCCTCCGGGCTGGAGACCAGTCAGCTGGTGGGGGCGGTTGCCGTGCTGGCCGGGGGACTGGTCGCGGCGGCGTTGCTTCGGCGAGCTGAGCGGGGAGAGTCCGCCTAG
- a CDS encoding response regulator transcription factor: MTTTSPQGRTELLRPDGSPVRVLVVDDEMSITELLSMALRYEGWQIRSAGDGTGAIQAARDFRPDAVVLDMMLPDMDGLAVLGRLRRELPDVPVLFLTAKDAVEDRIAGLTAGGDDYVTKPFSLEEVVARLRGLIRRSGAADRRSESVLVVGDLTLDEDSHEVTRAGDGIHLTATEFELLRFLMRNPRRVLSKAQILDRVWSYDFGGQANVVELYISYLRRKIDAGREPMIHTRRGAGYLIKPAAS, from the coding sequence ATGACCACGACCTCGCCCCAGGGGCGCACCGAACTGCTCAGGCCGGACGGGAGCCCCGTCCGCGTGCTGGTGGTCGACGACGAGATGTCGATCACCGAGCTGCTGTCCATGGCACTGCGCTATGAGGGATGGCAGATCAGGAGTGCCGGTGACGGCACGGGCGCGATCCAGGCCGCCCGCGACTTCCGGCCCGACGCCGTGGTCCTCGACATGATGCTGCCCGACATGGACGGGCTGGCCGTGCTCGGGCGGCTGCGCCGGGAGCTGCCGGACGTACCGGTGCTCTTCCTCACCGCCAAGGACGCCGTCGAGGACCGGATCGCCGGGCTGACGGCGGGCGGGGACGACTACGTCACCAAGCCGTTCAGCCTGGAGGAGGTCGTCGCACGGCTGCGCGGGCTGATACGCCGCTCCGGTGCCGCCGACCGGCGCTCGGAATCCGTGCTGGTCGTCGGCGACCTCACCCTCGACGAGGACAGCCACGAGGTGACCCGGGCCGGGGACGGCATCCACCTGACCGCGACCGAGTTCGAGCTGCTGCGGTTCCTGATGCGCAATCCGCGGCGCGTGCTCAGCAAGGCGCAGATCCTCGACCGCGTGTGGTCGTACGACTTCGGCGGCCAGGCCAATGTCGTCGAGCTCTACATCTCCTATCTGCGGCGGAAGATCGACGCCGGGCGCGAGCCGATGATTCACACGCGGCGCGGCGCCGGGTACCTGATCAAGCCCGCGGCCTCATGA